In Camelina sativa cultivar DH55 chromosome 16, Cs, whole genome shotgun sequence, a single window of DNA contains:
- the LOC104752800 gene encoding G-type lectin S-receptor-like serine/threonine-protein kinase At1g61490 isoform X4 — translation MGKKRTVFFAYLLFFTILLSFTNAGITTESPLSVGQTLSSSNGVYELGFFSPNNSQNQYVGIWFKGIIPQVVVWVANREKPVTDSTANLAISSNGSLVLSNGKHDVVWSTGEVFASNGCRAELRDNGNLVVIENVSGKTVWESFEHLGDTLLPFSALMYNLASGEKRVLSSWKSSTNPSPGEFVGQITPQVPSQLLITRGLSPYYRTGPWAKTRFTGIPLMDDTYTSPFNLQHDANGSGFFTYVDRNFKLSRIVLTSEGSMKRFRHNGTDWELSYKAPANSCDLYGVCGPFGLCVMSVPLKCECFKGFVPHSTEEWERGNWSGGCVRRTELYCQGRFTGKDVNVFHPVANIKLPDFYEYASSVDAEECYQSCLHNCSCLAFAYIHGIGCLLWNQDLMDAVKFSAGGEILSIRLARSELGVNKFKKTIVASVLSFSLFVILASAAFGFWRYRVKHNAHISKHAWRNDLTLQDVSGLVFYDINTIQNATNNFSLSNKLGQGGFGSVYKGKMQDGKEIAVKRLSSSSGQGKEEFMNEIVLISKLQHRNLVRVLGCCIEGEEKLLIYEFMLNKSLDTFIFDTRRRLELDWPKRFEIIQGIARGLLYLHRDSRLKVIHRDLKVSNILLDERMNPKISDFGLARMYQGTQYQDNTRRVVGTLGYMSPEYAWTGVFSEKSDIYSFGVLLLEIISGEKISRFSYGEEGKTLLAYAWESWCQTKGVDLLDQSVANTCHPSEVERFWTERAGNDMETTQSESLGAYL, via the exons ATGGGGAAGAAGAGGACCGTGTTCTTTGCTTATTTACTCTTCTTTACCATCCTTTTAAGTTTTACTAATGCAGGAATAACGACAGAAAGTCCTTTGTCAGTAGGACAAACTCTCAGCTCCTCTAATGGAGTTTATGAATTGGGGTTCTTCAGTCCTAATAATTCGCAAAATCAGTATGTCGGAATATGGTTCAAGGGCATCATTCCGCAGGTGGTTGTGTGGGTGGCAAATAGAGAAAAGCCTGTTACAGACTCCACTGCAAATCTCGCTATCAGCAGCAATGGAAGCCTTGTGTTATCTAATGGCAAACATGACGTTGTGTGGTCAACGGGAGAAGTTTTTGCATCGAACGGCTGTCGTGCAGAGCTTAGAGACAACGGAAATCTAGTTGTCATAGAAAATGTTTCAGGAAAAACTGTATGGGAAAGCTTTGAGCATCTTGGTGATACTCTGCTCCCTTTCTCGGCCCTCATGTATAATCTCGCCAGCGGTGAGAAGCGGGTGTTGAGTTCTTGGAAAAGTTCCACCAATCCATCGCCTGGCGAATTTGTAGGTCAGATTACACCACAAGTGCCATCACAGTTGCTTATTACGAGAGGCCTGTCACCTTACTATAGAACCGGTCCATGGGCTAAAACAAGGTTCACAGGTATACCGCTAATGGATGACACATACACAAGTCCATTCAACCTTCAGCATGATGCAAATGGTTCAGGATTCTTTACTTATGTTGATAGAAACTTCAAACTTTCACGTATAGTCTTAACATCAGAGGGATCAATGAAGAGGTTTCGGCATAATGGAACAGATTGGGAATTAAGTTACAAGGCTCCAGCCAATTCATGCGATCTTTACGGTGTATGTGGACCATTTGGGTTGTGTGTTATGTCAGTACCTTTAAAGTGTGAATGCTTTAAAGGCTTTGTTCCTCATTCCACTGAGGAGTGGGAAAGAGGAAACTGGAGTGGTGGTTGTGTGAGGCGTACTGAACTATATTGTCAAGGAAGATTTACTGGAAAAGATGTAAACGTTTTCCATCCTGTTGCCAACATAAAGCTTCCAGACTTTTACGAATACGCAAGTTCTGTGGATGCAGAAGAATGCTACCAAAGTTGCCTGCACAATTGTTCCTGCTTGGCTTTTGCTTATATCCATGGAATAGGGTGCTTATTGTGGAACCAGGATCTCATGGACGCAGTGAAATTTTCTGCAGGAGGTGAAATTCTTTCCATTCGCCTTGCACGTTCAGAACTAG GTGTGAATAAGTTCAAGAAAACCATTGTTGCTAGTGTTTTgagcttttctctttttgtgatATTGGCTTCTGCTGCGTTTGGTTTCTGGAGATACAGAGTGAAACATAATG CTCATATATCAAAGCATGCATGGAGGAATGATCTGACACTACAAGATGTCTCAGGTTTAGTGTTCTATGACATAAATACCATTCAAAATGCCACCAATAATTTCAGTCTATCAAACAAACTCGGACAAGGtggatttggttcggtttacaAG GGAAAAATGCAAGATGGGAAAGAAATCGCAGTAAAACGGCTTTCTAGCAGCTCTGGACAGGGCAAGGAGGAATTCATGAATGAAATAGTACTCATCTCAAAACTCCAACATAGAAACTTAGTCCGGGTTTTGGGATGCTGCatcgaaggagaagagaagctaCTGATTTATGAGTTTATGTTGAACAAAAGCCTAGATACTTTTATCTTTG ATACAAGAAGAAGGCTCGAGCTTGATTGGCCAAAGAGATTTGAAATCATTCAAGGTATTGCCCGTGGACTTCTCTATCTCCATCGTGACTCACGCCTCAAGGTAATTCACCGAGACCTGAAGGTCAGCAACATTCTTCTGGACGAGAGAATGAATCCCAAGATATCAGATTTTGGATTGGCTCGTATGTATCAGGGAACCCAATATCAGGACAATACTCGCAGGGTTGTAGGAACTCT AGGATACATGTCTCCTGAGTATGCATGGACTGGAGTATTCTCTGAGAAATCAGACATCTATAGCTTTGGAGTTCTACTGTTAGAAATCATCAGCGGGGAGAAGATCTCACGGTTCAGCTatggtgaagaaggaaaaacacTTCTTGCATAT gcATGGGAATCTTGGTGTCAAACCAAAGGAGTTGATCTTTTGGACCAAAGTGTTGCTAATACATGTCACCCGTCTGAAGTTGAAAG GTTCTGGACTGAAAGAGCTGGAAACGACATGGAAACTACACAATCTGAG AGTTTAGGTGCCTATCTTTGA
- the LOC104752800 gene encoding G-type lectin S-receptor-like serine/threonine-protein kinase At1g61490 isoform X5: protein MGKKRTVFFAYLLFFTILLSFTNAGITTESPLSVGQTLSSSNGVYELGFFSPNNSQNQYVGIWFKGIIPQVVVWVANREKPVTDSTANLAISSNGSLVLSNGKHDVVWSTGEVFASNGCRAELRDNGNLVVIENVSGKTVWESFEHLGDTLLPFSALMYNLASGEKRVLSSWKSSTNPSPGEFVGQITPQVPSQLLITRGLSPYYRTGPWAKTRFTGIPLMDDTYTSPFNLQHDANGSGFFTYVDRNFKLSRIVLTSEGSMKRFRHNGTDWELSYKAPANSCDLYGVCGPFGLCVMSVPLKCECFKGFVPHSTEEWERGNWSGGCVRRTELYCQGRFTGKDVNVFHPVANIKLPDFYEYASSVDAEECYQSCLHNCSCLAFAYIHGIGCLLWNQDLMDAVKFSAGGEILSIRLARSELGVNKFKKTIVASVLSFSLFVILASAAFGFWRYRVKHNAHISKHAWRNDLTLQDVSGLVFYDINTIQNATNNFSLSNKLGQGGFGSVYKGKMQDGKEIAVKRLSSSSGQGKEEFMNEIVLISKLQHRNLVRVLGCCIEGEEKLLIYEFMLNKSLDTFIFDTRRRLELDWPKRFEIIQGIARGLLYLHRDSRLKVIHRDLKVSNILLDERMNPKISDFGLARMYQGTQYQDNTRRVVGTLGYMSPEYAWTGVFSEKSDIYSFGVLLLEIISGEKISRFSYGEEGKTLLAYAWESWCQTKGVDLLDQSVANTCHPSEVERFWTERAGNDMETTQSEVN from the exons ATGGGGAAGAAGAGGACCGTGTTCTTTGCTTATTTACTCTTCTTTACCATCCTTTTAAGTTTTACTAATGCAGGAATAACGACAGAAAGTCCTTTGTCAGTAGGACAAACTCTCAGCTCCTCTAATGGAGTTTATGAATTGGGGTTCTTCAGTCCTAATAATTCGCAAAATCAGTATGTCGGAATATGGTTCAAGGGCATCATTCCGCAGGTGGTTGTGTGGGTGGCAAATAGAGAAAAGCCTGTTACAGACTCCACTGCAAATCTCGCTATCAGCAGCAATGGAAGCCTTGTGTTATCTAATGGCAAACATGACGTTGTGTGGTCAACGGGAGAAGTTTTTGCATCGAACGGCTGTCGTGCAGAGCTTAGAGACAACGGAAATCTAGTTGTCATAGAAAATGTTTCAGGAAAAACTGTATGGGAAAGCTTTGAGCATCTTGGTGATACTCTGCTCCCTTTCTCGGCCCTCATGTATAATCTCGCCAGCGGTGAGAAGCGGGTGTTGAGTTCTTGGAAAAGTTCCACCAATCCATCGCCTGGCGAATTTGTAGGTCAGATTACACCACAAGTGCCATCACAGTTGCTTATTACGAGAGGCCTGTCACCTTACTATAGAACCGGTCCATGGGCTAAAACAAGGTTCACAGGTATACCGCTAATGGATGACACATACACAAGTCCATTCAACCTTCAGCATGATGCAAATGGTTCAGGATTCTTTACTTATGTTGATAGAAACTTCAAACTTTCACGTATAGTCTTAACATCAGAGGGATCAATGAAGAGGTTTCGGCATAATGGAACAGATTGGGAATTAAGTTACAAGGCTCCAGCCAATTCATGCGATCTTTACGGTGTATGTGGACCATTTGGGTTGTGTGTTATGTCAGTACCTTTAAAGTGTGAATGCTTTAAAGGCTTTGTTCCTCATTCCACTGAGGAGTGGGAAAGAGGAAACTGGAGTGGTGGTTGTGTGAGGCGTACTGAACTATATTGTCAAGGAAGATTTACTGGAAAAGATGTAAACGTTTTCCATCCTGTTGCCAACATAAAGCTTCCAGACTTTTACGAATACGCAAGTTCTGTGGATGCAGAAGAATGCTACCAAAGTTGCCTGCACAATTGTTCCTGCTTGGCTTTTGCTTATATCCATGGAATAGGGTGCTTATTGTGGAACCAGGATCTCATGGACGCAGTGAAATTTTCTGCAGGAGGTGAAATTCTTTCCATTCGCCTTGCACGTTCAGAACTAG GTGTGAATAAGTTCAAGAAAACCATTGTTGCTAGTGTTTTgagcttttctctttttgtgatATTGGCTTCTGCTGCGTTTGGTTTCTGGAGATACAGAGTGAAACATAATG CTCATATATCAAAGCATGCATGGAGGAATGATCTGACACTACAAGATGTCTCAGGTTTAGTGTTCTATGACATAAATACCATTCAAAATGCCACCAATAATTTCAGTCTATCAAACAAACTCGGACAAGGtggatttggttcggtttacaAG GGAAAAATGCAAGATGGGAAAGAAATCGCAGTAAAACGGCTTTCTAGCAGCTCTGGACAGGGCAAGGAGGAATTCATGAATGAAATAGTACTCATCTCAAAACTCCAACATAGAAACTTAGTCCGGGTTTTGGGATGCTGCatcgaaggagaagagaagctaCTGATTTATGAGTTTATGTTGAACAAAAGCCTAGATACTTTTATCTTTG ATACAAGAAGAAGGCTCGAGCTTGATTGGCCAAAGAGATTTGAAATCATTCAAGGTATTGCCCGTGGACTTCTCTATCTCCATCGTGACTCACGCCTCAAGGTAATTCACCGAGACCTGAAGGTCAGCAACATTCTTCTGGACGAGAGAATGAATCCCAAGATATCAGATTTTGGATTGGCTCGTATGTATCAGGGAACCCAATATCAGGACAATACTCGCAGGGTTGTAGGAACTCT AGGATACATGTCTCCTGAGTATGCATGGACTGGAGTATTCTCTGAGAAATCAGACATCTATAGCTTTGGAGTTCTACTGTTAGAAATCATCAGCGGGGAGAAGATCTCACGGTTCAGCTatggtgaagaaggaaaaacacTTCTTGCATAT gcATGGGAATCTTGGTGTCAAACCAAAGGAGTTGATCTTTTGGACCAAAGTGTTGCTAATACATGTCACCCGTCTGAAGTTGAAAG GTTCTGGACTGAAAGAGCTGGAAACGACATGGAAACTACACAATCTGAGGTCAACTGA
- the LOC104752800 gene encoding G-type lectin S-receptor-like serine/threonine-protein kinase At1g61490 isoform X2 encodes MGKKRTVFFAYLLFFTILLSFTNAGITTESPLSVGQTLSSSNGVYELGFFSPNNSQNQYVGIWFKGIIPQVVVWVANREKPVTDSTANLAISSNGSLVLSNGKHDVVWSTGEVFASNGCRAELRDNGNLVVIENVSGKTVWESFEHLGDTLLPFSALMYNLASGEKRVLSSWKSSTNPSPGEFVGQITPQVPSQLLITRGLSPYYRTGPWAKTRFTGIPLMDDTYTSPFNLQHDANGSGFFTYVDRNFKLSRIVLTSEGSMKRFRHNGTDWELSYKAPANSCDLYGVCGPFGLCVMSVPLKCECFKGFVPHSTEEWERGNWSGGCVRRTELYCQGRFTGKDVNVFHPVANIKLPDFYEYASSVDAEECYQSCLHNCSCLAFAYIHGIGCLLWNQDLMDAVKFSAGGEILSIRLARSELGVNKFKKTIVASVLSFSLFVILASAAFGFWRYRVKHNAHISKHAWRNDLTLQDVSGLVFYDINTIQNATNNFSLSNKLGQGGFGSVYKGKMQDGKEIAVKRLSSSSGQGKEEFMNEIVLISKLQHRNLVRVLGCCIEGEEKLLIYEFMLNKSLDTFIFDTRRRLELDWPKRFEIIQGIARGLLYLHRDSRLKVIHRDLKVSNILLDERMNPKISDFGLARMYQGTQYQDNTRRVVGTLGYMSPEYAWTGVFSEKSDIYSFGVLLLEIISGEKISRFSYGEEGKTLLAYAWESWCQTKGVDLLDQSVANTCHPSEVERCVQIGLLCVQHQPSDRPNTLELLSMLSTTSVLPSPKQPTFALHPRDNESVSKDLTTVNDMTQSVILGR; translated from the exons ATGGGGAAGAAGAGGACCGTGTTCTTTGCTTATTTACTCTTCTTTACCATCCTTTTAAGTTTTACTAATGCAGGAATAACGACAGAAAGTCCTTTGTCAGTAGGACAAACTCTCAGCTCCTCTAATGGAGTTTATGAATTGGGGTTCTTCAGTCCTAATAATTCGCAAAATCAGTATGTCGGAATATGGTTCAAGGGCATCATTCCGCAGGTGGTTGTGTGGGTGGCAAATAGAGAAAAGCCTGTTACAGACTCCACTGCAAATCTCGCTATCAGCAGCAATGGAAGCCTTGTGTTATCTAATGGCAAACATGACGTTGTGTGGTCAACGGGAGAAGTTTTTGCATCGAACGGCTGTCGTGCAGAGCTTAGAGACAACGGAAATCTAGTTGTCATAGAAAATGTTTCAGGAAAAACTGTATGGGAAAGCTTTGAGCATCTTGGTGATACTCTGCTCCCTTTCTCGGCCCTCATGTATAATCTCGCCAGCGGTGAGAAGCGGGTGTTGAGTTCTTGGAAAAGTTCCACCAATCCATCGCCTGGCGAATTTGTAGGTCAGATTACACCACAAGTGCCATCACAGTTGCTTATTACGAGAGGCCTGTCACCTTACTATAGAACCGGTCCATGGGCTAAAACAAGGTTCACAGGTATACCGCTAATGGATGACACATACACAAGTCCATTCAACCTTCAGCATGATGCAAATGGTTCAGGATTCTTTACTTATGTTGATAGAAACTTCAAACTTTCACGTATAGTCTTAACATCAGAGGGATCAATGAAGAGGTTTCGGCATAATGGAACAGATTGGGAATTAAGTTACAAGGCTCCAGCCAATTCATGCGATCTTTACGGTGTATGTGGACCATTTGGGTTGTGTGTTATGTCAGTACCTTTAAAGTGTGAATGCTTTAAAGGCTTTGTTCCTCATTCCACTGAGGAGTGGGAAAGAGGAAACTGGAGTGGTGGTTGTGTGAGGCGTACTGAACTATATTGTCAAGGAAGATTTACTGGAAAAGATGTAAACGTTTTCCATCCTGTTGCCAACATAAAGCTTCCAGACTTTTACGAATACGCAAGTTCTGTGGATGCAGAAGAATGCTACCAAAGTTGCCTGCACAATTGTTCCTGCTTGGCTTTTGCTTATATCCATGGAATAGGGTGCTTATTGTGGAACCAGGATCTCATGGACGCAGTGAAATTTTCTGCAGGAGGTGAAATTCTTTCCATTCGCCTTGCACGTTCAGAACTAG GTGTGAATAAGTTCAAGAAAACCATTGTTGCTAGTGTTTTgagcttttctctttttgtgatATTGGCTTCTGCTGCGTTTGGTTTCTGGAGATACAGAGTGAAACATAATG CTCATATATCAAAGCATGCATGGAGGAATGATCTGACACTACAAGATGTCTCAGGTTTAGTGTTCTATGACATAAATACCATTCAAAATGCCACCAATAATTTCAGTCTATCAAACAAACTCGGACAAGGtggatttggttcggtttacaAG GGAAAAATGCAAGATGGGAAAGAAATCGCAGTAAAACGGCTTTCTAGCAGCTCTGGACAGGGCAAGGAGGAATTCATGAATGAAATAGTACTCATCTCAAAACTCCAACATAGAAACTTAGTCCGGGTTTTGGGATGCTGCatcgaaggagaagagaagctaCTGATTTATGAGTTTATGTTGAACAAAAGCCTAGATACTTTTATCTTTG ATACAAGAAGAAGGCTCGAGCTTGATTGGCCAAAGAGATTTGAAATCATTCAAGGTATTGCCCGTGGACTTCTCTATCTCCATCGTGACTCACGCCTCAAGGTAATTCACCGAGACCTGAAGGTCAGCAACATTCTTCTGGACGAGAGAATGAATCCCAAGATATCAGATTTTGGATTGGCTCGTATGTATCAGGGAACCCAATATCAGGACAATACTCGCAGGGTTGTAGGAACTCT AGGATACATGTCTCCTGAGTATGCATGGACTGGAGTATTCTCTGAGAAATCAGACATCTATAGCTTTGGAGTTCTACTGTTAGAAATCATCAGCGGGGAGAAGATCTCACGGTTCAGCTatggtgaagaaggaaaaacacTTCTTGCATAT gcATGGGAATCTTGGTGTCAAACCAAAGGAGTTGATCTTTTGGACCAAAGTGTTGCTAATACATGTCACCCGTCTGAAGTTGAAAGGTGCGTCCAGATTGGGCTGCTCTGTGTTCAACACCAACCTTCAGACAGACCCAACACACTTGAGTTGCTGTCTATGCTCTCCACAACATCTGTTCTTCCATCACCAAAACAACCCACATTTGCATTGCACCCCAGAGATAATGAATCCGTGTCTAAGGATTTGACCACTGTCAATGACATGACCCAATCTGTGATCCTTGGGCGTTAA
- the LOC104752800 gene encoding G-type lectin S-receptor-like serine/threonine-protein kinase At1g61490 isoform X1, with protein sequence MGKKRTVFFAYLLFFTILLSFTNAGITTESPLSVGQTLSSSNGVYELGFFSPNNSQNQYVGIWFKGIIPQVVVWVANREKPVTDSTANLAISSNGSLVLSNGKHDVVWSTGEVFASNGCRAELRDNGNLVVIENVSGKTVWESFEHLGDTLLPFSALMYNLASGEKRVLSSWKSSTNPSPGEFVGQITPQVPSQLLITRGLSPYYRTGPWAKTRFTGIPLMDDTYTSPFNLQHDANGSGFFTYVDRNFKLSRIVLTSEGSMKRFRHNGTDWELSYKAPANSCDLYGVCGPFGLCVMSVPLKCECFKGFVPHSTEEWERGNWSGGCVRRTELYCQGRFTGKDVNVFHPVANIKLPDFYEYASSVDAEECYQSCLHNCSCLAFAYIHGIGCLLWNQDLMDAVKFSAGGEILSIRLARSELGVNKFKKTIVASVLSFSLFVILASAAFGFWRYRVKHNAHISKHAWRNDLTLQDVSGLVFYDINTIQNATNNFSLSNKLGQGGFGSVYKGKMQDGKEIAVKRLSSSSGQGKEEFMNEIVLISKLQHRNLVRVLGCCIEGEEKLLIYEFMLNKSLDTFIFGESLLARLFSSFFSQCGTSYLISSTRYCCLDTRRRLELDWPKRFEIIQGIARGLLYLHRDSRLKVIHRDLKVSNILLDERMNPKISDFGLARMYQGTQYQDNTRRVVGTLGYMSPEYAWTGVFSEKSDIYSFGVLLLEIISGEKISRFSYGEEGKTLLAYAWESWCQTKGVDLLDQSVANTCHPSEVERCVQIGLLCVQHQPSDRPNTLELLSMLSTTSVLPSPKQPTFALHPRDNESVSKDLTTVNDMTQSVILGR encoded by the exons ATGGGGAAGAAGAGGACCGTGTTCTTTGCTTATTTACTCTTCTTTACCATCCTTTTAAGTTTTACTAATGCAGGAATAACGACAGAAAGTCCTTTGTCAGTAGGACAAACTCTCAGCTCCTCTAATGGAGTTTATGAATTGGGGTTCTTCAGTCCTAATAATTCGCAAAATCAGTATGTCGGAATATGGTTCAAGGGCATCATTCCGCAGGTGGTTGTGTGGGTGGCAAATAGAGAAAAGCCTGTTACAGACTCCACTGCAAATCTCGCTATCAGCAGCAATGGAAGCCTTGTGTTATCTAATGGCAAACATGACGTTGTGTGGTCAACGGGAGAAGTTTTTGCATCGAACGGCTGTCGTGCAGAGCTTAGAGACAACGGAAATCTAGTTGTCATAGAAAATGTTTCAGGAAAAACTGTATGGGAAAGCTTTGAGCATCTTGGTGATACTCTGCTCCCTTTCTCGGCCCTCATGTATAATCTCGCCAGCGGTGAGAAGCGGGTGTTGAGTTCTTGGAAAAGTTCCACCAATCCATCGCCTGGCGAATTTGTAGGTCAGATTACACCACAAGTGCCATCACAGTTGCTTATTACGAGAGGCCTGTCACCTTACTATAGAACCGGTCCATGGGCTAAAACAAGGTTCACAGGTATACCGCTAATGGATGACACATACACAAGTCCATTCAACCTTCAGCATGATGCAAATGGTTCAGGATTCTTTACTTATGTTGATAGAAACTTCAAACTTTCACGTATAGTCTTAACATCAGAGGGATCAATGAAGAGGTTTCGGCATAATGGAACAGATTGGGAATTAAGTTACAAGGCTCCAGCCAATTCATGCGATCTTTACGGTGTATGTGGACCATTTGGGTTGTGTGTTATGTCAGTACCTTTAAAGTGTGAATGCTTTAAAGGCTTTGTTCCTCATTCCACTGAGGAGTGGGAAAGAGGAAACTGGAGTGGTGGTTGTGTGAGGCGTACTGAACTATATTGTCAAGGAAGATTTACTGGAAAAGATGTAAACGTTTTCCATCCTGTTGCCAACATAAAGCTTCCAGACTTTTACGAATACGCAAGTTCTGTGGATGCAGAAGAATGCTACCAAAGTTGCCTGCACAATTGTTCCTGCTTGGCTTTTGCTTATATCCATGGAATAGGGTGCTTATTGTGGAACCAGGATCTCATGGACGCAGTGAAATTTTCTGCAGGAGGTGAAATTCTTTCCATTCGCCTTGCACGTTCAGAACTAG GTGTGAATAAGTTCAAGAAAACCATTGTTGCTAGTGTTTTgagcttttctctttttgtgatATTGGCTTCTGCTGCGTTTGGTTTCTGGAGATACAGAGTGAAACATAATG CTCATATATCAAAGCATGCATGGAGGAATGATCTGACACTACAAGATGTCTCAGGTTTAGTGTTCTATGACATAAATACCATTCAAAATGCCACCAATAATTTCAGTCTATCAAACAAACTCGGACAAGGtggatttggttcggtttacaAG GGAAAAATGCAAGATGGGAAAGAAATCGCAGTAAAACGGCTTTCTAGCAGCTCTGGACAGGGCAAGGAGGAATTCATGAATGAAATAGTACTCATCTCAAAACTCCAACATAGAAACTTAGTCCGGGTTTTGGGATGCTGCatcgaaggagaagagaagctaCTGATTTATGAGTTTATGTTGAACAAAAGCCTAGATACTTTTATCTTTGGTGAGTCACTTCTGGCACGTCTATTTAGCAGCTTTTTCTCTCAATGTGGAACTTCTTATCTGATTTCTTCTACACGGTATTGTTGCTTAGATACAAGAAGAAGGCTCGAGCTTGATTGGCCAAAGAGATTTGAAATCATTCAAGGTATTGCCCGTGGACTTCTCTATCTCCATCGTGACTCACGCCTCAAGGTAATTCACCGAGACCTGAAGGTCAGCAACATTCTTCTGGACGAGAGAATGAATCCCAAGATATCAGATTTTGGATTGGCTCGTATGTATCAGGGAACCCAATATCAGGACAATACTCGCAGGGTTGTAGGAACTCT AGGATACATGTCTCCTGAGTATGCATGGACTGGAGTATTCTCTGAGAAATCAGACATCTATAGCTTTGGAGTTCTACTGTTAGAAATCATCAGCGGGGAGAAGATCTCACGGTTCAGCTatggtgaagaaggaaaaacacTTCTTGCATAT gcATGGGAATCTTGGTGTCAAACCAAAGGAGTTGATCTTTTGGACCAAAGTGTTGCTAATACATGTCACCCGTCTGAAGTTGAAAGGTGCGTCCAGATTGGGCTGCTCTGTGTTCAACACCAACCTTCAGACAGACCCAACACACTTGAGTTGCTGTCTATGCTCTCCACAACATCTGTTCTTCCATCACCAAAACAACCCACATTTGCATTGCACCCCAGAGATAATGAATCCGTGTCTAAGGATTTGACCACTGTCAATGACATGACCCAATCTGTGATCCTTGGGCGTTAA